Within Endomicrobiales bacterium, the genomic segment AAGCGCTTAGCGTATTTTTTATTGGTTACTTCATCGGTTAGCACGCAAAGAAGAAATGCTCCTTCAGGTGCAAAAATTATGCCCACATCGCTGTAAGTGTCTTTTAGTGTGCCGGTTTTATGAGCAATTGCAACTTCTTTTGGTAGGAAGCGTGGAATGCGGTCGTTAACTCTTTGTTTTTTTAAGATATCAAGCATTTCCTGGCTTGCCTGAACGGATATTAATTCCCTATTAAAAATCTTTTCAAGCAAAAAAGCCATATCGTTTGCTGTTGTGTAGTTTTCTATGCCTTCATTACGGCTTTTAAGGTCTAAAACACCTCGGCGCATATTTGTGTTTATTAAGCCGAACTCTCCAAATTTTTTGTTTAAATATTCAAAGCCAAGTTCTGCCACAAGCATATTTGTCGCGGTGTTGTCGCTTTGCGCAACCATTCGTTCTACAAGGTTAAGTATTGTAAAGCTTCTTCCCTCTCTGGTTTTGTAAAGATAGCCGCCACCAGGCGATTTATATTGGTTTTGCAGTTTAAGTTTTTTTGAAAGTGTAAGTTTACCTTCTTTTTCTGCTTCAAAAACAGCCGCCATGATAGGCACTTTTACGAGGCTCGCGCTTGGGAAAAGAGTTTCTTCATTTATGGCAACTGTTTTGCCGGTTTTTAAATCTTTGAAAAAAATTCCGACATTCCCATGAAATTTTGCGGTACTCAGTTCTAATTCTTTAGATAAGCTGCGGCACAAAGTGTCGTTTGTGCTGCAAATTGAGTCAAAAGTGCCTATCTGCTCCGCTTCTTTTTGGCCTAAGCTGGCCTGAGTTGTATTACTCACAGAAATAAGCGATATGAGTGTGCAAAGCACAAACACCGAGAGTTTTTTAAAATACGGGTTAAACATTCGGCACCCTTTTGTGCCACGAAGTTTTTGTTTCGTATTGATGTGCGGCAGAGAGCAGCGTTTCTTCACCAAAGGGTTTGCCCAATAGCTGCATGCCTATTGGCAGGTTGCTTTTTGTAAAGCCGCAGGGTATAGATATACCCGGCAGGCCAGCCAAATTGCAAGAAATTGTGAATATATCTGAAAGGTACATTTGTAATGGGTCTGCGCTCTTTTCCCCAATTTTAAATGCTGGGGTAGGTGTTGTAGGGGTAAGCAATATATCTGCTTGCTTAAAGGCGTTTTCAAAATCCGTTTTTATCAGGGTTCTTGCCCTTTGAGCTTTGTTGTAGTAAGCATCATAATATCCGCTTGAAAGCGCATAAGTGCCAAGCATTATTCTTCGCTTAACTTCTGCGCCAAAGCCCTGGTCGCGAGTTTTTTCGTATTCTTCCAGCAGGTTTGAACAATTGGCGCGAAAGCCATATCTTACGCCGTCGTAACGAGCGAGGTTTGCAGAGGCCTCGCAAGGTGCAATTATATAGTAAACGGCAATTGCATACTGTGTGTTTGGTAAGGAAACTTCAACAAATTGCGCGCCAAGGTCTTTGTAGAGGGCAATTGCTTCCTGCAGAGCTTTTTCTACCTCAGGGTCTATGCCTTTTTCAAAGTATTCTTTTGGCACTCCAATTTTCATGCCTTTTATGGTTTTTTCAAGTGATTTTATGTAGTTTGGCACTTCAATTGACGCGGAGGTTGAATCTTTTTCGTCAAAACCAGCAATTGTTTTAAGCAAAAGTGCTGTATCTTTTGTAGTTCTTGAAAATGTGCCAATTTGGTCAAGCGATGAGGCAAATGCCACAAGGCCGTATCGGCTTACGCGACCATAGGTTGGTTTTAAGCCAACTGTGCCGCAGAGTGCGGCCGGTTGACGAATGGAGCCGCCTGTGTCTGAGCCAAGGGCAAATGGCGACATAAGCGATGCAACCGCGGCGGCACTACCACCAGAGGAGCCCCCCGGTATGCGGCTTGTATCCCACGGGTTTTTTGTTGTTTTAAATGCGGAGTTTTCAGTTGATGAGCCCATAGCAAACTCATCAAGGTTTGTTTTGCCAACAAATACGGCGTCGGCGGCTTTAAGGCGCGTTATAACTTCGGCATCAAAAGGAGCTGTGTAGTTTTGCAGTATTTTTGAAGAGCAGGTTGTTTTAACCCCTTCAATATGCAAGTTATCTTTAATGGCAATTGGCAAGCCGCAAAGTTCACCGACTTTTTGCCCTGATGCGATTTTAGCGTCTAACTCCTTTGCTTTTTGCAAGGCGGTATCTTGTGTTAGGCAAGTGAAAGCGTCTATTTTTGGCTCGGTAGTTTTTATGTTATCTAAGAAAGAGATTGTAACTTGCAGGCAGGAAAGCTCTTTTGTTTTTATTTTTTCTCTAAGTTCAAATGCGCTAAGGTTGATAATAGAATTTTGGTTTAGAACCATTTTTTTCTCTTAATAAATATGTATGTAAGAACTGTAGATAAAATAATTATCCCAAAAGCAAAAAACCATGTATTTTCTTCGCCAAAAAGTACTCTTTCAAAAAATGGCACATTCATTCCAAAATAGCTGGTTATAAGTAACGCCGGCAAAAAAATTGTGGCAATTACCGTTAGAAACTTTATTATTTCATTTAGTTTAAGCGTTACATTGGAAACATAAATTTCAAGCAAACTGCCCATTATTTGGTTAGACGAGTCAATTGCCTGGCTTGCTCTTTTGTAGTTTGAAAGCATATCGCGAAAGTATGCGGAATATTTTTTTGAAATAAAGCCGTTTGATTCTCTGGTAAAGTAGGTGTAAACATTTAACTGCGGCTCAAGCACTTTTTTAAGCGACAAGAGTTGTTTTTTAAAAGAGAATATCTCCGTCATACGCTCTCGTGACGGGTTTTCAAGTATGGCATCCTCTATTGTGTTTATTTTTTCGTTGAATTTTTCAACGATAAATTCATAGGAGTTGTAAATTTTATCAAACATTGTGTAGAGCAGATAATCAATGCTTTTTAGCTCAACTTGCGGTTTTAACTTTGCTTTTTCAAAAAGCAGGTCTATTTGAGGTATGGGTTCAGTGTGAACGGTTACAATGTAATCTTTGCCTAAAAATATATCAAGCTCAAAAATCTTGTTTTCTATATCAGAGCAGTCACAGTCCTTGGTTTTTATACCGTGTACAGCTACAAATACATATTCTTCAAACTCTTCAACTTTTGGCTGGTATTGCGGAAAAAGGCAATCTTCAATGGAAAGCTCATGGAACTTAAAACTATCAAACAAAACAGAAATCTCTTCATTTTTAAGTTCGTGATTTTCGGCAAATATATCAATCCACAAAAGCTTAGACCTGCCTTCAATTGCAGAGTTAATTGCCGTAAAATCGGTTACAACTTCGCTAAACCCGTTTTTAAGAGAGATTGCTCTAATCATTATCAATCACCTTTTTAACTCTAAAGAAATTGCCATCGCGGTGTGGAGCGTTGTTAAGTAAGTTCTCAAGTAGTTGTTTAGAAGAATCCTTGCGAACATCTTCGCGCCCAATGGCAAGCTCTTTGGATGTATTTTGTGCAATCGCATAACTGGTTGGCACAATGTTTTTGGTGTCTAATTTTTCTAATTGGCCAACATAGCTTAAAATGCCTTCAAGCTGAGAGGTAAACTTTTCTTTTTCCTCTGCTGAAAGTTCTAAGCGTCCAAGGCGCGCGACATGTTCAACTTCTTTTTTTGTAATTTTCATTTTATATGCGGTCCAATTTTGCAAACTTTGGATATATTTTTTTCCAGCCGCCGGAGTCAAAAAGAATAACCAGTTTTAAATCATCCCCGGAACCACTTTTTTCTATTACTTTACCGTCGCCAAAAACGCCATGACGGACGCGTACACCAAGCGGAAACGGCGACGGTGCGCTTTGCGGCGCTTCAAAATTATTAGCGTTCATTATACTTATTTTTCTTTCACTTGTCTTTTCTTGAGTGTGTTTTATGTGGTTTTGACGGCCATAGGCCTCTTCCACAAAACGCGATTGCATAGCCCAGTTTGTTTTTCCGGCAAGGCGCCGCTGCGCTGCCCAGCTTAAGTGTAATTTCTCCTTTGCTCTGGTCATACCAACATACATTAAACGGCGTTCTTCTTCTAACTGCTCTTTATCAAAAGCCGCTTCGCCAATAGGGAAAAGCCCTTCTTCTAACCCTGTAACAAATACAAACGGGAATTCAAGGCCTTTGGCAAGGTGCAGTGTCATTAGCGTAACTTTTTGTGAATTATCGTCTAATTCATCGGAGCCGCTTACAAGTGATACCTGCGTTAGGTAGCCAGAAAGTGTTTTGTCTTCTGAGCGTTGTTGGAATTCGTCCATTGCGGATAAAAGTTCGTTTAAGTTTTCTATTTTTGTTTTTGCTTCAAGGGTGTCTTCCTCTTCAAGCATTTGCGGGTATTTTGTTTTTTCAAAAACAAGTTCGGTAAGCTGTTTAACTGGCATATTATTTTTTTCTGCTCGCAAAGAATTTATGAGTGTAGTAAATGAATTTAGTGCTTTGCGTGTGGAAGGTGTTAAATAAATATCTTGGCAGTTACTAACGGCTTGCCAAAGTGTTGTGCCATTTTGGTTGGCAAGAGCTTCAAGTGATTCAAGCGAAGTTTTGCCAATGCCCCGGCGCGGTATATTTATTATTCGTTTTAAGGCAAGTGAGTCGGCAGTGTTATGCACAAGGCGCAGGTAAGCAAGGGCATCTTTTACTTCCGCCCGCTCATAAAACTTTACCGAGCCGATAATTTTGTACGCAATGCCGTTTCTGCGAAGAGCGTCTTCTAAAACACGCGATTGGGCATTGGTTCTGTAAAAAATTGCAAAATCACCATACGCTCTGCCTTGATTGATTACATAATTGGAGATTGCGTTAATTATATTCTCCGCTTCGGCAATCTCATTATATGAGCTAATAAACTCTATTGAACTGCCGCTTGAGTTTTGCGTCCACAGGTGTTTTTCAACACGGTCGGAGTTATTTTTTATAACATTCCACGCGCTTTCTATAATGTTTGGTGTAGAGCGGTAATTTTGCTCAAGTTTTATTACCTTGCATGACGGGTTATCATTTTCAAAGTCAAGAATGTTGCGAATGTTTGCCCCACGCCACGAATAAATTGACTGGTCATCGTCGCCTACAACGCATATATTTTTATGTTTTGCCGAAAGATATTTTGTTAAAAGGTATTGCGCGTGGTTTGTGTCTTGATACTCATCAACAAGAATATGCTCAAAACGGTTTTGGTACTTTTGGCGCAGGGCTTCGTTTACGCCAAGCGCAAGCACGCTAATCATTAAGAGGTCGCCAAAGTCAAGCGCACCGGCATTGGTAAGCTTTTTTTGGTAAAGTGAATAAATAGATGCAATAATCTGTTGATTTGGATCGTTTAAAGTAAGCGCGGTTGCGGCAAATGACTCAGCGTTTAAGAGATCGTCTTTTGCGCGGCTGATGTACTCTGTTATGCGTGAGGGCTTAAATCTTTTTTCGTCAAGTTTAAGCTCTTCAATGCATATTTGAACAAGTTTTTTTTGGTCGGAAGAGTCATAAATAACAAAATCGGGGTTAATTCCAATTGCGAGTGCTTCCTGGCGCAGAAAACGCGCACCAAATGAGTGGAATGTAGATATTAACACACTACGCCCAAGCCCAGGAACAAGTGTGTCTACGCGTTGGCGCATTTGGTCGGCAGCTTTGTTGGTAAATGTTACTGCAAGAATACTATATGGAGACACACCATTTTTTAGCAAATGCGCAATGCGGTATGTAATAACGCGAGTTTTGCCTGTGCCGGCGCCGGCAAATATAATCATCGGTCCGCCGGGGTGTAAAACCGCTTCTTTTTGTGGAGGGTTAAGGTCTTTTAAAAAATCCATACCGCCGATTTTACCAAATATGTGTATTAAGGGCAAACATCAAAAAACAATAAATTTAATTGGAGTAGAGATATTAACTTAGTTGAGTTATTTTGGGGTTTAATTGGGTTTGATTGATTTAAGTGCTTGAGCGAAAAGATAAGCCGCCCGAACCTATATTGTTTAGATAGTCGGTTTCGTGCGCAATCAAATCGTCAAAGCACACATCAATTGCAACATCTTTTATTATAGCGCTGATTTTTTCCGTTTTTCTGTTATTATAATGTTTAGAAATTCACTATATTAAAGTTGTATCAGAAAGTTGCAGCCAATTCAATAATAAAGTAGAATACGCCAATGCAAAATATAGAAAAAGTTATTTCAAGAATAAAACGCGGAACGGTTGATTTCATCTCTGAAGAGGAGATAAGAAAAAAACTCTCGCTAAAAAGGCCTCTACGCATAAAGTTTGGCGTTGACCCAACCTCGCCCGACATTCACTTAGGCCATACCGTATTGCTAAATAAGTTAAAAATATTCCAAGAGCTAGGCCACCATATAGTTTTTATAATTGGTGACTTTACTGCAAAAATAGGCGACCCATCCGGTTGTTCTCAAACCCGCCCTATGATGAGTGAAAAAGATATTTTGGATAATGCAAAAACATACCAGGAACAGGTTTTTAGAATTTTAGATAGGTCAAAAACTGAGGTTGTTTTTAACTCAAGCTGGCTTTACCCGCTTGGGCTTGAGGGGCTTTTAACGCTTGCTTCAAAGTATACAGTTGCCCGTATGCTTGAACGCGACGATTTTGAAAAGCGTTATAAAAAAGACACCCCAATAAGTATAGTGGAATTTCTTTACCCGCTTCTTCAGGGCTATGATTCTGTTGCAGTAAAGGCAGATATTGAGCTTGGCGGCAACGACCAAAAATTTAATTTACTTGTAGGGCGCGACTTCCAACGCAATTATGCCCAAGAGCCGCAAGCGGTTATTACAATGCCATTACTTGTGGGAACTGATGGTGTTAGAAAAATGTCTAAGTCGTATGGAAACTACATTGCATTAAGCGACACCCCTGCGGATATGTTTGGCAAGATAATGTCTATTTCAGATGAGCTTATGCTTGATTATTTTGAACTGCTTACCGAACGCGATTTGGCGCAGGTAAAAACCCTGCATCCGCGTCAGGCAAAGGCCGAGCTTGCCCAAGAAATTACCGCGAAGTACCACGGTATAGATGCCGCGAAAGTCGCGCGCGAGGGTTTTGACAGCCAGTTTGCAAAAAAAGAAATTCCAAAGAATATTGAAGAGTATGTTTGTAAAACACAAATGACATTGGTTGACCTCCTTGTTGCCTCAGAGCTTGCAGGCAGTAAAAATGAAGCAAGGCGGCTTGTGGAACAAGGCGGAGTAAAAATTGACGGGCAAAAAATAATTGGTGACAAAACAATAACAACAGAGAAAGGTTATATTTTACAAGCAGGAAAGAGAAAGTTTAAGAAAATAGTTGTTATTAAATAATGATGCCAGCCCAAGGCTGGCCCGCCTGGGGCGGGGAGGATAAAATGAAAAAGTATTTAGCGTTTGTTTTAGCTGTAGGTGTTGCATTTGCTTTAAGTTCTTGTGCTTCAACGCCAAAAGTTACGCGTGTGGATGTTTCTGAGCAAATAGATTTAAGCGGTCTGTGGAATGATACCGATTCTCAAATGGTCAGCGCAGAAATGATACAAGATGTAACAAATAGGCCATGGATAGATGATTTTGCAATGAAGAGCCAGACAAAACCGCGTGTAATTGTGGGTACTATATTAAACAAAAGCCATGAACATATAAACACCTCAACTTTTATAATAGATCTTGAAAAAGAGCTTACAAACTCGGGGCGCGTAATTTTTGTTGCCTCAAAAGATGAACGAAGCGAAGTGCGTGAAGAAAAAGTTGACCAGGCGCAAAACGCATCAGTACAAACGGCAAAAAGTGCCGGACAGGAACAAGGGGCAGATTTTATGTTAAAAGGCGAGATCAATACAATTATTGACCAAGCCGGTAAAATGCAGGTGCGTTATTATCAAATAAATCTTCAGCTTGTAAATATACTCACCAACGAAAAGGTTTGGATAGGCGAAAAGAAAATAAAAAAAGAAATCAAGCGCCCTTCATCCACATTGTAAAGTTATCTGCATAGCAGGCAGATAAAAGTTTTCCCTCTCAGGTCTTGCCCAAAAAGAAAAAGCAGATAAAACGCTTTTTGAAACTCTAAGTATTTTCTTATGCCCAAGCAAACTGTAAAAACAATCATTGTTGTTTTATTTTGTGTGCTGTTAAGTTCTTGCGCAAGCAATATTGCGTACTATGCAAACCTTGATGGACTTGCGGCAAATCAACGCTTTAGCGATGCGGCAAAACTAACCCAAACAAGTAAAGATAAATATTACGGCGATAAAAATGCTTTGCTTTATTGCCTTGATATAGGATTTTTTTTACACGTTGCGGGCGATTATGAAGAAAGCAATAAATATTTTGAGAAGGCAAAAGAACTTTTTGATTATTTTTTTACAAAAAGCATAACCACCGAAGCCTCAACATGGCTGATAAATGATAACACACGCCCTTACTATGGTGAAGATTTTGAACGCGTGCTTGTTAACATTTTTTCGGCAATCAACTACACAATGCTTGGCAAAACGCAAGACGCACTTGTGGAAGCCCGTCAGGCAGACCAGTTTTTAACATCCCTCCAAACAAAGTACGGTTATAAAAATATTTACAAAGAAGACGCTTTTGCCCGCTATTTTTTAGGCATGCTCTATGAAAATAATGGCGAGCGCAACGATGCTTACATATCTTATTTCAAAGCACTCCAAGCGTACGAAGAAAACGGCAAGTACTATAATTTTGCCATACCTAAGCAGCTAATTATAAGTTGTAGGCGTTTAGCTTCTGAGCTTGGCTTTAGTGATGATTTAAAAGACATAAATGAAAAATACCAAAACATTTCCCAACCTAATGTAGAAACTCCCCCTATAGCAGGTCAATCCTCAAACATGGGTGAGCTTGTTGTAATAAATTACAATGGCCTTGCTCCAAAAAAAGTTGAAAGCATATTTGAGATATCATTTGGCAATGCCTGGCTGTATGTTAATGCAAACACAATAAGTTCGCAAGATGAAGAACAAGTGGAAAAGGCAAGTTCCATAGCCCGTTCAATATTTGCTCAGGAACAGGTGCGCATGGCATTTCCTAAATATGAAAATTCAAATTACACAATTGAAACAATGGAACTTGGATTAGAGAGCTCTGCACGGGAGCCGGAAAAAGCCATTCTCACAGACGACATCGGACAGATTGCAAAAGTTAGTTTAGATGATAAAATAGCACGCATACGCGCAAAAACTATAGCTCGTGTGGCAATAAAGTTTGCTCTCGCGCACGAAATTAGCGCAAAGGTTGAAGAAAACAACGGTGAAACCGGCGGCTTGTTAAGTAAAATTGCGCTTGCTGTCGCATCTACCTTAACAGAAAAAGCAGACAGGCGCTCTTGGCGCGTATTACCGGATAAGATATTAATATCTACAATCGCACTTCCAGAAGGTAAAAACTCTGTGATATTGACTTTTCGTGACAAATACGGTAATAAGGTGTATCAAAAAACTGTCACGGACATACAAATAACGCACAACAAAAAAACATTTTACATTGTAAGAACAGTGCAGTAGCAGGAGATTAGTATGAAAAAAATATTCTTAGCTTTAATTTGTACATTAGTTATCTTATCCCCACTTTTTGCCAAAACCCCCGATTGGGTAAATGGCGAAAGTAAGCTTTACCCAAAAGATAAGTATATAATAGGTATAGGCATTGGCAAAAACATAGATGAGGCGCGTTCAGCCGCCAGGGCAGAAATAGCAAAAACATTTGGTGCAACCATAACACAAAAAACAAATGATACCATAAAAGAGATTGGATTTTCAGATGAAAATGGAAAAAATGTAACAATTCAGCTTGAAACTCAGGCAAACACGCAGGTTTCTACAAATCAGGTGCTTAATGGTATAGAGGTGCAAGAAACCTGGACAAACCCAAAAGGTGGCTCAATCTATGCACTTGCGGTACTTGAAAAAGTTAAAATGAAGGCCGCGCTTTCGGAAGAACTACTTGGTTATGAAAATACATTGAATTTTGAACTAGAAGAGGCAAATAAACCCTACGGAGCAGTTGAAAAGGTGCGTTCATATACAAGAATGCTTTTGGCAATAAAGGAAAGAAATGGAGTATATGCAAAAATGAGAGTGCTTGGTGTGGCGGTAAATCAAGATGCTCAGCCACAAGAGGCAGAAATCTTACAAAAAAGATCTGAAAATTGTGCAAAAATAAATTTTATAATAGAAGCGGATAACGAAAATGGACTTGTAGATGCCTTAAAAGCTGTAATAACAAAGAGTGAATTTTCGGTTAATGCAGCAACTTTGCCTATTGAATCCTCAGTTCAGGCTGCGGAAAAGGTTGGCTATACATTGGCCGTAATGTCTAATATCTCAGTGAAGCCGGCAAATAGAAGTAACCCCCAATGGTCATTTTACGATTGGGACTCAGTCGTAGATTTGTATGAAGATAAACCAGGTGGCAGATTGCTCTCTACAATAACAAAGTCCGGCCAGGTGTCACAGTTAAACAAGGATGCCGCCAAAAGCAGGGCCATAATAGCGGCGCGTGATGCCGCTTCATCGGCTTTGGAAGAAATAATAACCAACTATCTGTTTAAGTAGAAATTGTTTGGCAACATTTTATAAAATGCGTTATATATATAATAAGTGGAAGTAAAAGCAGACATATAAAAAGTGAAATACTAAGTTCCGCCAATAGGTGAGACGCGATAAATGTTCTTTCGAGAGTGCCGTAGGCACTCGAAGTGGTTGATGAAGTGGTCAACCATTGGTACCATAACTTAGGAAAGGGTTCAGCGAGCAGAGCGAGCGACGACGAAACGGGAAAACCATAGGTTTTCCCTTGTAGAGCGGTTTGGCGAAATCATCTTAGCCAAACCAAGTATGAACGAAGTGAATACTAAGTTCCGCCAAAGGCGGAACGCGATATTAGGAGGCAGTAATGAATCACATTAAGTTTTTGTCTTTAGCAGTTGGCATTGCTCTGTTGTTTGGATGTTCAAGTATGGCAAAGAAACCTGAGTGGGTACTAAAAGGCAGTGGAGCATTTAAGTCAGAAAAAAAGGTTCTCTATGGTGTTGGAATAGCAGAGAATATAACTTCTGAAGCTCTTCGTAGAACAACGGCAGACAACAGAGCCATAGCTGAAATATCAAAACAACTTTCAACTATGTCAACATCAATGATGCGTGACTATATGTCGTCCGCGTCCGATGCCGAAAAAGCAAAAGCGTCAGGTGACCAATATGTTGAAAACACTGTAAAAACATTTGCCTCAAATACAATATCAGGGGTTAAAGTAGTGGATCGCTGGGATGAAGGCAAGGTAACATATTCTCTTGCAGAGTTGAGTATTGATGATTTAAAAGCAATGACAGAAAACATAAGTCAACTCAGTTCAGAAATTCGTGAACACATAAAGGCAAACGCAGAAAAAGCATTTGATAAACTTAGCCAGGAACAAGAGAAAAATGCAAAATAAAATTTTGTAAATTTTAAATTGTAAAAATATTTTTAAAAAAATACTTGACAAACAAAAAACAGTTTTGCTAATATACCACCACAGTTGAGGAAGGCAGCAAATAGAAGCTGCCGGCAGGGTTAAAACTCGACACCTCAAAAAAGTTTTTGAAATACACTTGACAAAATAAATTGTACTTTGCTAATATCAGCTTCCATTTTTTTGGGAAGGCAAAGTACAGTAGAATATTTTTCTCTGTAAAAAGTTCCTTGAAAACTTAATACGCGCACAAGTAAGCGCCCCTGAAAATTGGGTAAAAAATAGGCAAACCAGATTAAAATATGTAAAGATGTAACTTCAATTAATTAAATGGCGAGGAAAGCAATTTTCTCGTTTGATAATTTTTTTGGAGAGTTTGATCCTGGCTCAGAGTTAATGCTGGCGGCGTGCCTAACACATGCAAGTTGAGCGGGTCCCGCAGCAATGCGGGATTAGCGGCAAACGGGTGAGTAACACGTAAGAAACTTCCCCTTGAACGGAGGATACCCCAGAGAAATCTGGGACAATACTCCATAAGACCACTATCTGGCATCAGAAAGAGGTCAAAGGCCCGCAAGGGTCATTTGAGGATGGTCTTGCGGACTATCAGCTAGTTGGTGGGGTAACGGCCCACCAAGGCTATGACGGTTATCCGGTCTGAAAGGACGTTCGGACACACTGGAACTGAGACACGGTCCAGACTCCTACGGGAGGCAGCAGTGGGGAATTTTGGACAATGGGCGAAAGCCTGATCCAGCGACGTCGCGTGAAGGATGAAGGTCTTCGGATTGTAAACTTCTTTTGTAGGGGACGAATAAATTGACGGTACCCTAAGAAAAAGCCACGGCTAACTACGTGCCAGCAGCCGCGGTAATACGTAGGTGGCAAGCATTACTCGGATTTACTAGGCGTAAAGCGCATGTAGGTGGTTGGATAAGTCTATGGTGAAATCTCTCGGCTAAACTGAGAGCGGTCCATAGAAACTGTCCGGCTTGAGTGTGGGAGAGGGAAACGGAATTCCCGGTGTAGCGGTAAAATGCGTAGATATCGGGAGGAACACCGATGGCGAAAGCAGTTTCCTGGACCAATACTGACACTGAGATGCGAAAGCTAGGGTAGCAAACAGGATTAGATACCCTGGTAGTCCTAGCTGTAAACGATGTTCACTAGATGTGGGAGGTATCGACCCCTTCCGCGTCGACGCTAACGCATTAAGTGAACCGCCTGGGGAGTACGGCCGCAAGGTTGAAACTCAAAGGAATTGACGGGGGCCCGCACAAGCGGTGGAGTATGTGGTTTAATTCGACGCAACGCGAAGAACCTTACCTGGGCTTGAACTACTAGTTGTAAGATCCCGAAAGGGAAATGACCCGCAAGGGAGCTAGCAGAGGTGCTGCATGGCTGTCGTCAGCTCGTGTCGTGAGATGTTGGGTTAAGTCCCGCAACGAG encodes:
- a CDS encoding LPP20 family lipoprotein, whose product is MNHIKFLSLAVGIALLFGCSSMAKKPEWVLKGSGAFKSEKKVLYGVGIAENITSEALRRTTADNRAIAEISKQLSTMSTSMMRDYMSSASDAEKAKASGDQYVENTVKTFASNTISGVKVVDRWDEGKVTYSLAELSIDDLKAMTENISQLSSEIREHIKANAEKAFDKLSQEQEKNAK
- a CDS encoding LPP20 family lipoprotein, producing MKKIFLALICTLVILSPLFAKTPDWVNGESKLYPKDKYIIGIGIGKNIDEARSAARAEIAKTFGATITQKTNDTIKEIGFSDENGKNVTIQLETQANTQVSTNQVLNGIEVQETWTNPKGGSIYALAVLEKVKMKAALSEELLGYENTLNFELEEANKPYGAVEKVRSYTRMLLAIKERNGVYAKMRVLGVAVNQDAQPQEAEILQKRSENCAKINFIIEADNENGLVDALKAVITKSEFSVNAATLPIESSVQAAEKVGYTLAVMSNISVKPANRSNPQWSFYDWDSVVDLYEDKPGGRLLSTITKSGQVSQLNKDAAKSRAIIAARDAASSALEEIITNYLFK